A genome region from Nitrospirota bacterium includes the following:
- the uvrB gene encoding excinuclease ABC subunit UvrB — MSTDKQFVLEAPFRPCGDQRQAIEKLAVGVRSGQRHQVLLGVTGSGKTFTMANLVEQVQKPTLVLVHNKTLAGQLYQEFKAFFPRNAVEYFVSYYDYYQPEAYLPQTDTYIAKDASINDAIDQMRHSATRSLLERNDVLIVSSVSCIYGLGSPEVYHNMLLYLEEGMEIRREQILAKLVEIQYARNDTDFHRGTFRARGDVIEVFPAASDAHSVRIELFGDTVDAIHEIDPLTGKSLAKLPKVPIYPNTHYLIAPDRYERALNGIETELDARIAEFKTHDQLLEMQRIEQRTKFDLEMIRAMGYCHGIENYSRHLSGRSAGEPPPTLLDYFPKDFLMIIDESHATIPQVQGMYEGDRSRKKSLVDYGFRLPSAFDNRPLTFKEFERIIHQVVYVSATPGAYELEHAGASVVEQIIRPTGLMDPQIEVRPARGQVDDLLGQVKTEVSRGSRVLVTTLTKRMAEDLTEYYHDLGVKVRYLHSDIKTLERAEIVRDLRRGVFDVLVGINLLREGLDIPEVSLVAILDADKEGYLRSHRSLIQTAGRAARHSEGRVLFYGDRVTDSMKLAIEETGRRRRIQADYNQVHGITPESVKKSIPALEYKMAELDYVQLELAAEPEAAYSGDSEELIRRLEAEMKAAAKELAFERAAELRDRIRAVRLKELEV; from the coding sequence ATGTCCACCGACAAGCAATTTGTTCTGGAAGCCCCGTTCAGGCCTTGCGGGGATCAAAGACAGGCCATCGAAAAGCTGGCAGTCGGCGTGCGGTCCGGCCAGCGCCACCAGGTGTTGTTGGGGGTGACCGGTTCCGGCAAGACCTTTACGATGGCCAACCTGGTCGAGCAGGTCCAGAAGCCCACGCTGGTTCTGGTGCACAACAAGACCCTGGCCGGGCAGCTCTACCAGGAGTTCAAGGCCTTTTTCCCGCGCAATGCGGTCGAGTACTTCGTCAGCTACTACGACTACTACCAGCCGGAAGCCTATCTCCCCCAGACCGACACCTACATTGCGAAAGACGCGTCGATCAACGACGCGATCGACCAGATGCGGCATTCCGCCACCCGCTCGCTCTTGGAGCGGAACGACGTGCTGATCGTCTCCTCCGTCTCCTGCATCTATGGTCTTGGCTCGCCGGAGGTCTACCACAACATGCTGCTCTATCTCGAAGAAGGGATGGAGATCCGGCGCGAGCAAATTCTGGCCAAGCTGGTGGAGATTCAGTATGCCCGCAACGATACGGACTTTCACCGCGGGACCTTCCGAGCCCGCGGCGATGTCATCGAAGTCTTTCCCGCCGCCTCCGATGCCCACTCGGTGCGCATCGAGCTGTTCGGCGATACCGTGGATGCGATACACGAAATCGACCCGCTCACGGGTAAGTCGCTGGCCAAGCTGCCGAAAGTGCCGATCTATCCGAATACCCACTATTTAATTGCGCCGGATCGCTACGAGCGAGCCTTGAACGGCATCGAGACGGAATTGGACGCGCGCATCGCCGAGTTCAAAACCCACGATCAACTGCTGGAGATGCAGCGCATCGAGCAGCGAACGAAGTTTGACCTGGAGATGATCCGGGCCATGGGCTACTGCCACGGTATCGAGAACTATTCTCGCCACTTGAGCGGCCGATCGGCCGGCGAGCCTCCGCCGACGTTGCTGGATTACTTCCCCAAGGACTTCTTGATGATCATCGACGAGTCCCACGCGACGATCCCGCAAGTGCAGGGGATGTACGAGGGCGACCGGTCCAGAAAGAAAAGCCTCGTGGACTACGGGTTCCGCCTGCCCTCGGCGTTCGACAACCGGCCGCTGACCTTTAAGGAGTTCGAGCGTATCATCCATCAGGTCGTCTATGTGTCGGCTACGCCCGGCGCCTATGAACTGGAGCACGCCGGCGCTTCCGTGGTTGAGCAGATCATCCGGCCGACCGGCCTGATGGACCCCCAGATTGAGGTGCGGCCGGCGCGCGGGCAGGTGGACGATTTGCTCGGGCAGGTGAAGACTGAGGTGTCGCGTGGCAGCCGGGTCTTGGTTACGACCCTCACGAAACGGATGGCAGAAGACCTGACCGAGTACTATCACGATCTGGGCGTGAAGGTCCGGTATCTCCATTCCGACATCAAAACCCTGGAGCGGGCCGAGATCGTACGGGACCTCAGGCGGGGCGTCTTCGACGTCTTGGTGGGCATTAACTTGCTGCGGGAGGGGTTGGATATCCCGGAAGTCAGTTTGGTGGCGATTCTGGACGCGGACAAGGAAGGCTATCTGCGATCGCATCGGTCGTTGATTCAAACAGCCGGCCGAGCGGCCCGGCACAGTGAGGGACGGGTGCTGTTCTATGGGGATCGTGTGACGGACTCCATGAAGTTGGCCATTGAGGAAACGGGGCGCCGCCGCCGTATCCAGGCTGACTACAACCAGGTCCACGGCATCACGCCGGAGAGCGTGAAGAAGAGCATCCCGGCATTGGAATACAAGATGGCGGAGCTGGATTATGTGCAGTTGGAGTTGGCCGCCGAGCCCGAAGCCGCTTACAGCGGGGATTCAGAGGAACTGATCCGCCGACTCGAAGCCGAGATGAAGGCGGCAGCCAAGGAACTGGCGTTCGAGCGGGCTGCCGAACTGCGCGACCGGATTCGTGCGGTGCGCCTTAAAGAATTAGAGGTCTGA
- a CDS encoding STAS domain-containing protein, with protein MSAEAASDGAQTLSLADRLYVDGTGEIWRETLRHLQETKPSRLLVGAPQVTYCDGAGGALLLALRRHQTDIGGEFAVRGLAERVQHLLDLSA; from the coding sequence ATGAGCGCCGAGGCGGCGAGCGATGGAGCGCAGACTCTCTCGCTGGCAGATCGGCTGTATGTGGACGGTACCGGCGAGATCTGGCGGGAGACTCTGCGTCACCTGCAAGAGACCAAGCCCTCCCGATTGCTCGTGGGTGCCCCGCAAGTGACCTATTGCGATGGCGCAGGGGGCGCCCTTCTGCTGGCCCTGCGCCGCCACCAGACGGATATCGGCGGGGAGTTTGCAGTCCGGGGTCTGGCGGAACGGGTCCAACACCTCTTGGACCTGTCTGCCTAG